In the Hordeum vulgare subsp. vulgare chromosome 7H, MorexV3_pseudomolecules_assembly, whole genome shotgun sequence genome, one interval contains:
- the LOC123408539 gene encoding E3 ubiquitin-protein ligase SIS3-like, whose product MLLFTWQWLNRRHALQLRAQQRIPVSEYGVLVDMIRVPDWAFEAVGLELRGMGQDTAYHPGLYLTTAQREAVEALIQELAKFMLKAVPTDCTECPICLEEFKVGNEVHGLPCAHNFHVECIDQWLRLNVKCPRCRCSVFPNLDLSALKGIRSSSEML is encoded by the exons ATGCTTTTATTTACATGGCAGTGGCTAAACCGAAGGCATGCTCTCCAACTGAGGGCACAACAGAGGATTCCGGTCTCTGAATACGGG GTTTTGGTTGACATGATTCGTGTGCCTGACTGGGCTTTCGAAGCGGTCGGCTTGGAACTGAGAGGAATGGGCCAAGACACTGCATATCATCCTGGCCTTTACCTGACAACAGCCCAG AGGGAAGCGGTGGAGGCTCTGATCCAGGAGCTCGCCAAGTTCATGCTGAAAGCGGTGCCGACGGACTGCACCGAGTGCCCGATCTGCCTGGAAGAGTTCAAGGTGGGGAACGAGGTGCATGGCCTCCCGTGCGCGCACAACTTCCACGTGGAGTGCATCGACCAGTGGCTGCGGCTGAACGTCAAGTGCCCGCGGTGCCGCTGCTCAGTGTTCCCCAACCTGGACCTGAGCGCGCTCAAGGGCATCCGCTCCAGCAGCGAGATGCTGTAG